The DNA window CTGGGCCGTATCGGCGGAGCCGGTGAAGGACACGACATCCTGACAGGTCAGATGATCGAAGAGATCGCCCGTGGAGCCGACGATGCATTGGAGCGCCCCGTCGGGAAGGATGCGGGATTCCGTGATCATGCGCACCAGCGCATGGGCCACATAGGACGTGATCGTCGCGGGCTTGGTCACAACCGGGACGCCGGCCAGGATGGCGGGCGCGAGCTTTTCGAGCATGCCCCAGCAGGGGAAGTTGAAGGCGTTGATGTGAACGGCAACGCCATGGAGGGGCGTCATCACGTGCTGACCGACGAAGCTGCCGCCCTTTGAAAGGGCTTCGACATTTCCATCCAGCAGGAAGGTGGTGTTGGGCAGTTCGCGACGGCCCTTGGAGGCATAGACGAAGAGGGTGCCGATGCCGCCATCCACGTCGATGAGGTTGTCGGACCGTGTGGTGCCTGTCTGGTAGGAGAGCTGATAAAGCCGGTCCTTGCGTTCTGATAGATGAATGGCAAGACGTTTCAGAAGTTCTGCACGCTGATGGAAGGTGAGCTTCCTCAGGTTGGGCCCGCCAACCTGGCGGGCATAGGCCAGCACCTCGCCCATGTCGAGGCCGCCGCTGGCGACCTGTGCCACCACGTTGCCGGTGACGGCGCTGTGAATATCGGCCAGTTCCTGACCGGGCGACATCCAACTTCCACGAACGAAGCTCTCAAGTCTCATTGGGACACCTTGGAATGATGAACGAGCGGCCGCATTGGCATCGCCGCGCCTTTCCGGCATTATTGACCGACCGGTCGGTTAGTCAAGGAATTTTGGGGATCTATTGATCGCCCGGGTGGCTCGACAGGAATGCGCCAGTCTGAGTAGGTGAAGGCCGGACGGGCGGAGGCGGCTCCGGCTCCCCGGCCCAGATAACCGGAGTACACTTGCATGATCGCGGTCGTAGAGGCTCTGCTGGACAGGTTTCACGAGCGGACGCCGATCCGGGCGGGCTCGCTCATCGTGACCGTGTTCGGGGATGCCGTGGTGCCCCGGGGCGGGGTGCTGTCCCTGGCATCCCTGCACGAGATCATGCGGGCCTTCCGCATCAGCGACACGCTCGTCCGGACGGCCCTGTCCCGCCTCGTCTCCGAGGGCTGGTTCGAGCGCTGGAAGGTGGGGCGCAACAGCTATTACCGGCTGACGCCGCAGGGCCAGGAGGCTTTCGCCGAGGCCACGCGGCGGATCTATGCCGACCCACCCCATGAGTGGCAGGGATCGTTCGATCTCCTCCTGCTCGAGAACGCGCAGGACCGCAATGCGCTGAGGAGCGAATTATCAGCCGCAGGTTATGGCCCGCTCGGGCCCGATCTCCTGATGGCTGCGGCACCGGCGGCCAAGGTCGGCCCCTTCCTGAGACTGGCCGCGACCCCGGCCGATCTGCCCACTGCCCGGCGGCTGGTCGAGAAGGCATGGCCCTTGGTGGAGATCGAAGCGCGCTACAGACGGTTCATCGACACCTATGCGGGCACCCTCGGCGCCCTGGAACGGGGCGCGGGGTTCACGAATCTCGACGCCCTTCTCGTGCGTATTCTCCTGATCCATGATTACCGCAGGGCGGTCCTGAAGGATCCGCTGCTGCCGTCGCAGCTCCTTCCCAGGCCCTGGGCCGGGACAGGGGCGCGGTCCCTCTGCGGCACGATCTACCGCACCCTGCTTCCGGCCGCCGAGCGCTGGATTGACACCCATGCCCAGAACGACCTGGGACCACTCCCCGCGGTCGACGAGACCTTCGGGCAGCGCTTCGCGACGGCGGAGCCGGCCGCGGAACTGAGGATCGGCTGAAGAAAGTGTTACAAAAATTTCTTGATTAATCTGTTTTATGTGACATATTAAAGAGGTCCGCGGAAAGCCGGAGAGGCATGCCGCCTGCGCGCCATGATCAGCGCGGCGCGGAAGGGCTGCTCCGGCAGGCGAGGCTCGATTCCGTCCAATCCGGCCCGGTCTTGGGCAGGGCGGCCGGACGAGAGCCCGGCAGGATTGAACGTCAGGGAGAAGCGCCATGTACGCACAGATGGTGAAAACAGGCGTCGAGCACATCCGGTCCAAGGACGAGATGTCTCCGGAGGAGCGTGCCTTCCAGGACCGCATCGATGCCGACATCAAGATCGAGCCGAAGGAGTGGATGCCGGAGGCTTATCGCAAGACCCTGATCCGGCAGATCTCCCAGCACGCTCACTCCGAAATCATAGGGATGCAGCCCGAGGGTAACTGGATCACCCGGGCGCCGACCCTCGAGCGCAAGGCCATCCTGCTCGCCAAGGTGCAGGACGAGGCCGGCCACGGCCTTTATCTCTACTGCGCCGCCGAGACCCTTGGCGTGAGCCGCGACGAGCTCCTGGAGCAGCTCAACAGCGGCAAGGCCAAGTATTCCAGCATCTTCAACTATCCGACGCTCACCTGGGCCGACATCGGGGCCATCGGCTGGCTCGTGGACGGAGCCGCAATCATGAACCAAGTGCCGCTGCAGCGCTGCTCCTACGGGCCTTATTCCCGCGCCATGATCCGCATCTGCAAGGAAGAGAGCTTCCATCAGCGGCAGGGCTACGACGCGATGACCAAGCTTGCCCGCGGCACGCCCGAGCAGAAGCAGATGGCGCAGGACGCGCTGAACCGCTGGTGGTGGCCGTCGCTGATGATGTTCGGACCCTCCGACGCGGAATCGGTCCACAGCGCGCAATCGATGCGCTGGAAGATCAAGATCAACTCGAACGACGAGCTGCGCCAGAAATTCGTCGATCAGACGGTGCCGCAGGCCGAGTATCTCGGTCTCACCGTTCCGGATCCTGATCTCAAGTGGAACGCGGAGCGCGGCCACTACGATTTCGGCGCGATCGACTGGGACGAGTTCTATCAGGTCATCGCCGGCAACGGACCCTGCAACCGCCAGCGCCTGCGCACGCGCGTGAAGGCCTACGAAGAGGGACAATGGGTGCGCGATGCGGCGGACGCCTATGCGGCCAAGAAGGCCGCGCGGGCGCACGGCAAGGCGGCTGCTTAGGCGGGAGGGGAGAGAGACAATGACCGACAAGAAGGGATGGCCTCTCTGGGAGGTGTTCATCCGCAGCCAGCATGGATTGGCCCACCGGCACGTGGGCAGCCTGCATGCGCCCGATGCCGAGATGGCGATCATGAACGCGCGCGACGTCTATACACGCCGCAACGAGGGCGTCAGCATCTGGGTCGTGAAGGCGTCCGATATTGCGGCGAGCTCGCCCGGCGACAAGGGGCCGCTGTTCGATCCCGCCAACAGCAAGGTCTATCGCCACCCGACTTTCTACGAGATCCCCGAAGAGCTGGGGCATATGTGATGACCGCGCAGGACGCTCTCGTCGAGTATCTGCTGCGGCTGGGCGACAATGCCCTGATCTTGGGCCACCGTCTCTCCGAATGGTGCGGCCATTCGCCGGCGCTCGAGGAGGATCTGGCGCTCTCCAACGTCGCTCTCGACCTGATCGGACAGACGCAGCTCTGGCTCAACCTCGCGGGTGAGATCGAGGGCAGGGGACGCGATGCCGACAAGCTCGCCTATCTGCGCGACGCGCGCGACTTCCGCAATGTGCTTCTGGTCGAGCAGCCGAACGGCGACTTCGCCGCCACGATGGCCCGGCAGTTCTATTTCGATGCCTGGCACTATCTGCTGCTGCGCGGGCTGACCGGCTCGACGGAGCCTCGTATCGCCGAGATCGCCGCCAAGGGCCTCAAGGAGGTCACCTATCACCTGGAGCGGAGCCAGGAATGGGTTCTGCGCCTTGGCGACGGCACGGAGGAAAGTCATCGCCGGATGCAGAACGCCGTCGACGATCTGTGGATGTATACCGGCGAGCTGTTCGAGGCTGACGAGATCGACCAGGCCATGGTCCGGAACGGCCTTGCGCCCGACGTCGCGACGCTGCACGAGCCCTGGCTCGGTCTCGTTCGCGCGACGATCGGGGAGGCGACGCTCACGCTGCCGCAGGCCGGCTGGGCGCAGAAAGGCGGCAAGCGCGGCGTTCATTCCGAGCATCTCGGCTACATCCTGGCCGATCTCCAGTTCCTGCAGCGGGCCTATCCCAACGCGACGTGGTGAGGAGCGCAGGATCGATGATGGACAGCCTGACGCGGCCGGACCCGAACCAGATCAGAGACTGGCTGGGCGACGTTCCAGACCCGGAGGTGCCGGCGGTCTCCGTCATGGATCTCGGCATCGTGCGCGACGTGCAATGGCAGGATGAAGATCTCGTCGTCGCCATCACGCCGACCTATTCGGGCTGTCCTGCCACGAGCGTCATCGCGTTCGAGATTGAAGCGGCTCTGCGCGCGCGCGGGATCGACCGCCTGCGGATCGAGCGGCGCCTGTCGCCGCCCTGGACCACGGACTGGATCACCCCGCAGGGCCGCCGGCGGCTGGAGGCTTATGGCATCGCCCCCCCGGCGGAGAACGCAGGTGGTCCGTCGCCCTTCGACCGCTTCCTGCGCAAGCCTTTGACCATCGCGTGCCCGCGCTGCCGATCCGAGAACACCGACCGGGTGAGCGAGTTCGGCTCGACGCCGTGCAAGGCACAATACCGGTGCCGCGACTGCCTCGAGCCTTTCGACTACTTCAAGTGCATTTGAAAAGACCGGATGCTCCATGACGAAGTTCTACCCCGTCACCGTTGCCGACGTGCGGCGCGAAACCCGCGACGCCATCGTGCTCACTCTCGACGTGCCGGACGAGCATAAGGAGGCGTTCCGCTTCTCGCCGGGCCAGTACCTGACCCTGCGGACCACGATCGACGGCGACGAGGTGCGGCGGTCCTATTCCATCTGTGCGACGCCGATGGAGGGTCGGCTCCGGGTCGGCATCAAGAAGATCGCCGGCGGAGCCTTCTCGAGCTGGGCCAGCGAGCAGCTCGCGCCCGGGCAGGTCATCGAGGCGATGCCGCCCATGGGCAATTTCTTCGTGCCTCTCGACGAGACCCGCAGGCGCCACTTCGTGGGCTTCGCCGCGGGCAGCGGGATCACGCCGCTTCTGAGCATCATCAAGACCACGCTCGTCGCCGAGCCGAATTCGTCCTTCACCCTGTTCTACGGCAATCGCGCATCGGGTTCGATCATGTTCCGCGAGGAGCTCGAGGATCTCAAGAACGAGCATCTCGATCGCTTCAGCCTCATCCACATCCTCAGCCGCGAGCAGCAGGACATTGACCTCTTCAACGGACGGCTGACCAAGGAGAAGTGCGACCAGCTGCTCGACCATTGGATCGACGCATCGTCCATCGACACCGCCTTCATCTGCGGGCCGCAGGACATGATGCTCGGCATCGCGCAGAGCCTCGAGGAGCACGGGCTCGACAAGCGCCAGATCAAGTTCGAACTTTTCGCCACCGCGACGCCGAGCCGACGCCAGCGCAGACCCGAGGAGGCGGCAGCGGAAGACAAGAGGAACCTATGCGAGGCCACCATCGTCATCGACGGACGCGCCCGCACCCTGTCCTTCGAGAAGGGCACCGCATCGGTGCTCGATGCCGCAACGGCCGAGGGGCTGGAGCTGCCCTATGCCTGCAAGGGCGGCGTCTGCTCCACCTGCCGGGCAATGCTGGTCGAGGGCGAGGTGGACATGGACGCGAACTTCGCTCTCGAGGATTACGAGATCGCGCGGGGCTACATTCTGACCTGCCAGAGCTATCCGGTGAGCGACCGGATTCTGGTCGATTTCGACAAGTGACGCCGCAAGAGGCGGGGAGGGTGGTCCCATGGTTGATGAAGAAAGCCTCGTCGCCTTCTTGGCCGGCGGCGGCCGCCTGAGCGCTCCCGACAACGTGACGCCTCGCTATCGCGGCGAACTCATGCGCCTGATGGCGATCTTCGTCGATTCCGAGATGGCGGGCGCCTCGGGCTTCGCCGATTGCATCAACCTGGCTCCGGGGCTCAAGGAGCGGATCATCGCGACACGCATCGTCTTCGACAAGTTCGACCACGCGCGTCAGGTCCTGGCCCTGATGGAGCAGTTCGGGGCCGACACGGGGCAATATGTAGGAGCTCATCCCTGGGCGTCCCGTCTCGACCGCAGCGTCAATCTGGCCACGAGGCGCATTGCCGGAGACATGCGCCTCAACGTGTTCCATTACCCGATCAACGGCTGGGTCGATGCGGTGGTGATGAACTGCCTGATGGGGCGGGCCACCGTGGTGCAGCTCGACGAATTGACACGCGGCTCCTACCAGCCGCTCGCCGACGTCCTTGCCGAGATCCTTCCTGTAGAGAGGCGCCACGCGGAACTGGGGGAACAGGGATTGCAGGCGGCTCTCGAGAGAGGCCACGACAGGATCGATGCTCAGGCCTCCGTCAACTACTGGTATCCGCGCGTGGCCGACACCTTCGGCAGCAGCGCGTCGGATCATTTCTCCCAGCATCGCAGGTACGGATTGCGCCAGAAGGGCCGGGAGGAGCTGATGGCGCAGTGGCAGAGCCACGTTCATCCGATGCTTTCGCGCTTCGGGCTCGAAGTTCCGGGCCATGGGTCGCGCGAGATCGGCGATCAGGTCTCGCTCCAGTAATCGTTTGACCATCGGGCCGGATGATGGACCGGGCTTTCCACGGACGCGGTGTCCGGTTCGCTGCGGGACGCCGAACCCTGGTGCCCCATCTTCCCGCGCGGTTTCGGTTTTAGGAGTCTTCTATTCCGCCGCGCTGATGCGCCGGGACGCGGCCGCGGGCTCGGCCTGGAGATTGCGGGTTCCATCCACGATGAGCCGGGACACCAGCGCTGCATAATCTGCACGGGTGATCTCGCCGGTGCTCTTGAACCATAGATAATGCCAGTTGATCATGCCGAAGAGGGACATGGTCACAGGCTTGAGCAGCTTGGTTCCCTTGAGCTGCGGCGCAACGCCCGCCACCGCATCGGAGAAGATCTTGACCAGGTCCCGCTCCACCGCCTTGAGCTCGGCCTGGCGGTCGGTCGGGAGCAGGCGCATGCCGTTGATCTGCACGTTGTGCTGGGCGTCGGCATCGCGATAGGCCTCGAGCAGCGCCGCCACCAGCTCTCTCAAGCGGTCATCCGCAGCAAGGTCCGGGCGGTCGGCCGCCTCTACGACCTCGAGCAGTTCTTCGAGGTGGAAGCGGATGACGTCGAAGAGCAGCGCTTCCTTGTCCTTGTAGTAGTGGTACAGGTTGGCTTTGGAGACCCCGCAGGCCTCTGCGATCTTGCTCATCGAGGCACGGTCGTAGCCGTGCTCGGCAAAGAGTTCGGCCGAGCGATCGAGGATCGCGCGGCGCTTGTCGTCGTAATCGGTGGCACGGGTACGGGCCATGGGGTTCTTCTATTCCTTCGGTCTGCGGTCGATCACGCGCCGCGCCTTGCCGAGCGAGCGCTCGATTCCTTCCGGGTCGAGGACATTGACCTGAGCCGTGATGCCGATGGTGTCCTTGATCGCCTGGGTCAGGCGGTCGGCGGCGGCTTTCCGCGTTTCCGGATAATCGGCATCCGGCCGGATCTCGGCCCTGATCTCCATCTGGTCCATCCGGCCCTCGCGGGTCAGGATGATCTGGTAATGTCCCGACAGGGTCGGGATGGCGAGGAGCTTCTCCTCGATCTGGGTCGGGAACACGTTGACGCCCCGGATGATCATCATGTCGTCCGTGCGGCCGGTGACCTTCTCCATGCGGCGCATGGTGCGCGCCGTGCCGGGCAGCAGGCGCGTCAGGTCCCGGGTGCGATAGCGGATGACGGGCATCGCCTCCTTGGTCAGGGAGGTGAAGACGAGCTCGCCTTCCTCGCCGTCCGGCAGGACTTCGCCCGTCACCGGGTTGATCACCTCGGGATAGAAATGATCCTCCCAGATGTGCAGTCCGTCCTTGCTCTCCACGCATTCGCAGGCAACGCCCGGCCCCATGACCTCGGACAGGCCATAGATGTCGACCGCATGGATGTCGAAGGCCTCTTCGATCTCGGTCCGCATGGCGTTGGTCCATGGCTCGGCGCCGAAGATCCCGACCTTCAGCGAGGATTGCCGCGGATCGAGGCCCTGCTTCTTGAACTCGTCGAGGATCGCCAGCATGTAGGACGGCGTGACCATGATGATGTCGGGCTGGAAGTCCTGGATGAGTTGCACCTGGCGCTCGGTCATGCCGCCGGACATCGGGATCACCATGCAGCCGAGGCGCTCGGCGCCGTAATGCGCGCCCAGTCCTCCGGTGAAGAGGCCGTAGCCGTAGGCCACGTGCACCTTCATGCCGGGACGCCCGCCGCTCGCCCGGATGGATCGCGCCACCACGTCCGCCCAGGTGTCGATGTCGCGCTTGGTGTAGCCGACCACGGTGGGCTTGCCGGTGGTGCCCGACGAGCCGTGCACGCGGGCGATCTGGTCCTGCGGAACGGCGAACATGCCGAAGGGATAATTGTCCC is part of the Microvirga terrae genome and encodes:
- a CDS encoding Phenylacetic acid catabolic protein; protein product: MVDEESLVAFLAGGGRLSAPDNVTPRYRGELMRLMAIFVDSEMAGASGFADCINLAPGLKERIIATRIVFDKFDHARQVLALMEQFGADTGQYVGAHPWASRLDRSVNLATRRIAGDMRLNVFHYPINGWVDAVVMNCLMGRATVVQLDELTRGSYQPLADVLAEILPVERRHAELGEQGLQAALERGHDRIDAQASVNYWYPRVADTFGSSASDHFSQHRRYGLRQKGREELMAQWQSHVHPMLSRFGLEVPGHGSREIGDQVSLQ
- the paaD gene encoding 1,2-phenylacetyl-CoA epoxidase subunit PaaD, with product MDSLTRPDPNQIRDWLGDVPDPEVPAVSVMDLGIVRDVQWQDEDLVVAITPTYSGCPATSVIAFEIEAALRARGIDRLRIERRLSPPWTTDWITPQGRRRLEAYGIAPPAENAGGPSPFDRFLRKPLTIACPRCRSENTDRVSEFGSTPCKAQYRCRDCLEPFDYFKCI
- the paaB gene encoding 1,2-phenylacetyl-CoA epoxidase subunit PaaB is translated as MTDKKGWPLWEVFIRSQHGLAHRHVGSLHAPDAEMAIMNARDVYTRRNEGVSIWVVKASDIAASSPGDKGPLFDPANSKVYRHPTFYEIPEELGHM
- the paaK gene encoding phenylacetate--CoA ligase PaaK → MLQIPHRKLSELKPQATQLDRLELASRDELAAWQRERLAWSLRHAYENVPHYRAKFDAAGVHPDDFRDLGDLSKFPFTTKADLRDNYPFGMFAVPQDQIARVHGSSGTTGKPTVVGYTKRDIDTWADVVARSIRASGGRPGMKVHVAYGYGLFTGGLGAHYGAERLGCMVIPMSGGMTERQVQLIQDFQPDIIMVTPSYMLAILDEFKKQGLDPRQSSLKVGIFGAEPWTNAMRTEIEEAFDIHAVDIYGLSEVMGPGVACECVESKDGLHIWEDHFYPEVINPVTGEVLPDGEEGELVFTSLTKEAMPVIRYRTRDLTRLLPGTARTMRRMEKVTGRTDDMMIIRGVNVFPTQIEEKLLAIPTLSGHYQIILTREGRMDQMEIRAEIRPDADYPETRKAAADRLTQAIKDTIGITAQVNVLDPEGIERSLGKARRVIDRRPKE
- the paaA gene encoding 1,2-phenylacetyl-CoA epoxidase subunit PaaA codes for the protein MYAQMVKTGVEHIRSKDEMSPEERAFQDRIDADIKIEPKEWMPEAYRKTLIRQISQHAHSEIIGMQPEGNWITRAPTLERKAILLAKVQDEAGHGLYLYCAAETLGVSRDELLEQLNSGKAKYSSIFNYPTLTWADIGAIGWLVDGAAIMNQVPLQRCSYGPYSRAMIRICKEESFHQRQGYDAMTKLARGTPEQKQMAQDALNRWWWPSLMMFGPSDAESVHSAQSMRWKIKINSNDELRQKFVDQTVPQAEYLGLTVPDPDLKWNAERGHYDFGAIDWDEFYQVIAGNGPCNRQRLRTRVKAYEEGQWVRDAADAYAAKKAARAHGKAAA
- the paaE gene encoding 1,2-phenylacetyl-CoA epoxidase subunit PaaE encodes the protein MTKFYPVTVADVRRETRDAIVLTLDVPDEHKEAFRFSPGQYLTLRTTIDGDEVRRSYSICATPMEGRLRVGIKKIAGGAFSSWASEQLAPGQVIEAMPPMGNFFVPLDETRRRHFVGFAAGSGITPLLSIIKTTLVAEPNSSFTLFYGNRASGSIMFREELEDLKNEHLDRFSLIHILSREQQDIDLFNGRLTKEKCDQLLDHWIDASSIDTAFICGPQDMMLGIAQSLEEHGLDKRQIKFELFATATPSRRQRRPEEAAAEDKRNLCEATIVIDGRARTLSFEKGTASVLDAATAEGLELPYACKGGVCSTCRAMLVEGEVDMDANFALEDYEIARGYILTCQSYPVSDRILVDFDK
- a CDS encoding TetR/AcrR family transcriptional regulator translates to MARTRATDYDDKRRAILDRSAELFAEHGYDRASMSKIAEACGVSKANLYHYYKDKEALLFDVIRFHLEELLEVVEAADRPDLAADDRLRELVAALLEAYRDADAQHNVQINGMRLLPTDRQAELKAVERDLVKIFSDAVAGVAPQLKGTKLLKPVTMSLFGMINWHYLWFKSTGEITRADYAALVSRLIVDGTRNLQAEPAAASRRISAAE
- a CDS encoding PaaX family transcriptional regulator is translated as MIAVVEALLDRFHERTPIRAGSLIVTVFGDAVVPRGGVLSLASLHEIMRAFRISDTLVRTALSRLVSEGWFERWKVGRNSYYRLTPQGQEAFAEATRRIYADPPHEWQGSFDLLLLENAQDRNALRSELSAAGYGPLGPDLLMAAAPAAKVGPFLRLAATPADLPTARRLVEKAWPLVEIEARYRRFIDTYAGTLGALERGAGFTNLDALLVRILLIHDYRRAVLKDPLLPSQLLPRPWAGTGARSLCGTIYRTLLPAAERWIDTHAQNDLGPLPAVDETFGQRFATAEPAAELRIG
- the paaC gene encoding 1,2-phenylacetyl-CoA epoxidase subunit PaaC encodes the protein MTAQDALVEYLLRLGDNALILGHRLSEWCGHSPALEEDLALSNVALDLIGQTQLWLNLAGEIEGRGRDADKLAYLRDARDFRNVLLVEQPNGDFAATMARQFYFDAWHYLLLRGLTGSTEPRIAEIAAKGLKEVTYHLERSQEWVLRLGDGTEESHRRMQNAVDDLWMYTGELFEADEIDQAMVRNGLAPDVATLHEPWLGLVRATIGEATLTLPQAGWAQKGGKRGVHSEHLGYILADLQFLQRAYPNATW